The DNA region ATCAAATACCCTCTACTTCCAAAATCTAGATAAGACTTAGACTCTCTGCTAACAACGCTTGTAGAAGTGGAACTTTTTGCTCTACATCTCTATAGCTATAAATAGCGCTAAGGGAAGTTGCAGATTCTTTGGTTCATCCCTTGAATAGCAGAAAAGCTCTGAAAAGCAAGATGCTTGTTGATGGGGATCAGTTGTTGTTGGGTATGGTTTTATGAGTTTTGTCTTATTCGTAAATTTTTATGGTAAATTATTCAAAGCAAACAGAAGCCCTACACAACCCGTAATCATCACATCCCCTCCGGGGAAGGCATACTCTCCGTACTTTTTAAAGAGAGCTCTGTTGGGTCCTGCAATAAAGACCTTCTCCGGTTCTACCTTCTCAAAGACTACAGCTCCGTGGCCGTTGTCAAGGAAAACCTCTTCAAAGGTAAGGGTGGCTTTACAGAGCTTCTCAACAAGCGCTTTCAGCTTCTCTGCCGTAAGGTAGCGTGTGTGGTGTTCAAAGAGACCGCATACATTTCCGTCTTTAATTGAAACCCCAAGGGTGTGGCCATTTCCAATATCAAGACCAACAAACTCTTTAACTCCTAATTCCTTAGCGTAAGCAAGGATTCCGCAGATAGAAGCAACTTTACTATCCATAACAAAACCGGAAAAACCTTTTTCTCTAAGCTGTTCTAAGATTGAATCAAACCTACTGAAAAAGCCTGTCTTTTCAGTAACGATAAAGTCGCGAGGGTCTCTTGTCTCCTCAAGTTTTTTCTCAAAATACTTAAACCTCGTAACCCTGTCACTCTGGCCTTTTATAAAGCCGTGGTCCTGACAGGCAACGGCTATAACCTTAGGGTTGAAAGGCCTTCCAGCCAACCTTAAGAGCTCCTCGTAAACGTTAAACTCAAGGTCGGAAAGGTAAAGGTTTGGTTTTTCAACTCTATCTGCAATATCAATTCCGAGTGACCTAACCTTTTCAAGGTCGTCTTTTATGGTCCTTGCTGCCCTTTCTGAAATTACAACTCTATAACCCTTATTTAAATGATTAATAATGGCCTTCTTTACAGGCCCTCCTCCCATTACGTAGCCATCAATAAAAAGGTCTTCATTAAACGAAGCTACCCTCCTTGCTAACTTTACGGTAGGAGAAGGGAGTATTGCCTTGACCCAGTTCTCTACGTTGAGGTTCTCATCAGCGTAAAGTAAATCCTGAGTTCCCTTTCCAATATCCACGGCAAAAACTTCCATACTTTAACCTCCTAAAGGCTTTTCAGACAGTTTAACATCCTGTATCAAGTCCTAATGACCAGAGTTCGCTACAGGATTTAGAAAATAAGCCAAGAAAAAACAAAAGAAGAGAGGGGGGAAGTTTTTCTTATACTCTCCCTTAAGGTGCACAAAAATTGTGCAGGGTGAGGCGTGCCTAAGGAGCTCTTCAACGTAAAAGTTTACTCTGTGAAGGAAATAGCACGGCTCTTGGGAAAGTCGGAGTCCACCATTCGTCGTTACATCTACGACGGCCAGCTGGGGGCTATTCAGATAGGCCGTGAGTACCTAATCCCGGAGAGTGAGCTCTTTGCCTTCATCAAGAAAAACCAGACCAAACCTAACATTTGGAGGTAGCTATGGCAGAAGAAAAGGAACTCCAGACCGGAGTTGTTGATGTGAACTCCCCGGAAGAGGTATTTAAGGCTTTACGTGGTGAGATTACCCGTATAACTATCATGCGGGACGGTAAAGTTCTGGATAGAGCCCTACCAGAAGAAGTTGACGATGATGTTGTCTTTTGGGTAAAGGAAAAATACGGCGGCGGTAAGTATCAGCTTATCCTTTTTGGAGCGGACGGAAGAGTAAAGAAGAGACTTTCTTTTGCGATTGACGGAACTCCTAAGTTCCCGCAAGAGGAGAAGGAGGGAAGTAAAGACGCAATGGTGGAGCTCCTTTCTAAGCTGGTTGAAAAGTTAGAAGAGAAAAGGCGTTCCCCTTCTGAATCTGAATTAACTACTGTCTTTGAAAAGATGATGGAAATGCAAATGGAAAACACAAAGACGATTATTGAGCTCCTCAAAAACGAGAAACCAAAAGAGAAGGGATTCTTAGATAGTCTGATTGATAAGGTTCTCTCTAACCCGCAAATATTACTTGCGGCCGGTAGCGGACTCTGGAAGTTAATTCAAAAGGCTATCGCTAATAAGAATGAGCTCCTTGAACTTATCAAGGTGGCCAAAGATGACCCCGAACTTAAAGAGCTTGCCATTCAGGCCGTAGGTGCTAAGTATGGAGGCGGTGGAGGAATCATTGACAGGATTCTTTCTAATCCTGAGCTCCTTAACAAAACTCTTGACATAGTGAATAAGGCTCTTGCCATTCGTGAGGCTGGCCAGAATCCAATTCCAACGGTAAAGAGGGAGCTCCACAAGTTGGCCAGAAATGGCCAGCAGATAAAACAGTCCACAACCGTTGTGGATACTCCTGTGGACAGCGGGAAGATAAACGAGGTAAGGGGTGAAGAGGTGAGCGTTGTAGGCGTGCAGGAAGTAGTAGCTCTTGGTACTAAGATTCTGGACTTAGCCGAAAAGGGAGCTAACGCAGGCCAGATATGGGATTCTTTAAGCGATGAAGAGATTGACATTCTGATAGCTCTAACAGAACAATACGGCATAAAGGATTCGGAAGGACTTGTTAGGTTACTTGAAGAGCTCCCGGTTCCCCGCTTTACCGTTGCAGGCTACATAGATGCTGTGAAGAGACACAAGGCGGTTATTGATGAGCTCCTTTCCTACTTGTTTGCTGAGGAAGTAGGGGAAGATTCTCAGGAAGGACCACAGGAAAGTGAGCAGGTGTATATGCAGGTGGTAGATGAGCAGGTAAATAGGGAGACTACAGGAGACCTATCAGGTGAATTACAGGCGAATCACAGGAAGATTACAGGTGAGGGGTAGGTTTTGGCAGAGAAAGAGGGTCTTTTTGACCCTCGTTTTACAAAATTAGTATTTTGTAAAATCGGCGGGATAGCGTAAGT from Phorcysia thermohydrogeniphila includes:
- a CDS encoding DUF1786 domain-containing protein, with the translated sequence MEVFAVDIGKGTQDLLYADENLNVENWVKAILPSPTVKLARRVASFNEDLFIDGYVMGGGPVKKAIINHLNKGYRVVISERAARTIKDDLEKVRSLGIDIADRVEKPNLYLSDLEFNVYEELLRLAGRPFNPKVIAVACQDHGFIKGQSDRVTRFKYFEKKLEETRDPRDFIVTEKTGFFSRFDSILEQLREKGFSGFVMDSKVASICGILAYAKELGVKEFVGLDIGNGHTLGVSIKDGNVCGLFEHHTRYLTAEKLKALVEKLCKATLTFEEVFLDNGHGAVVFEKVEPEKVFIAGPNRALFKKYGEYAFPGGDVMITGCVGLLFALNNLP
- a CDS encoding helix-turn-helix domain-containing protein — protein: MPKELFNVKVYSVKEIARLLGKSESTIRRYIYDGQLGAIQIGREYLIPESELFAFIKKNQTKPNIWR